DNA from Sulfitobacter albidus:
GCCGATGAAATCGACGTTTTTGTCGGCGCACTGACGTTTGACGCGCCCCCGGAAATCGGTCTCGACGGCTAAGCCAGGCGTTTAGGGCTCTGGCGGATCGAAGGGTTCGATCAATTCGGGGCCTTCCGCGCGGTTTGAATTCACAGCCCGGTCGACCCGGTGCCACTGCAACGTGTCCTCAGGCGCCGCCCGCATCAGCGGAGCGGCGCCTTTTCCGCGCTCGCCCAACCACAGGCCATAATCGTCACGCTCGACAATCACCGGCATGCGGTGGTGGATCGCGCGCATGGGTGCGTTCGCGGCGATGGTCAGGGCCGCAACCGTGCGCCTGCTATCGCCGGTCTCGGGGGTGCGCCACCCTTGCCAGATCCCCGCAAAGGCCAGCGGCGCGCCATCGCGGCGGGTGATGTACCACGGGTCGCGGTTACCATCCGCGTCCTTCGTCCATTCATAGAACCCGCTGGCGACGACCAGCACGCGGCGGTCGTGCACCGCACTGCGAAAGGAGGGTTTTTCCAGCACCGTCTCGGCGCGCGCGTTGATCAGCAGCGGGCCGTCGTTTGGCTTTTTGTACCACGGCGGAATAAGCCCCCATCGCATCGGCTCCAGCCGC
Protein-coding regions in this window:
- a CDS encoding SOS response-associated peptidase; this encodes MCGRMAVTVPIDAMAQVFDAAPANDLPITPNYNICPTVQVAVVTGGPDRARRLEPMRWGLIPPWYKKPNDGPLLINARAETVLEKPSFRSAVHDRRVLVVASGFYEWTKDADGNRDPWYITRRDGAPLAFAGIWQGWRTPETGDSRRTVAALTIAANAPMRAIHHRMPVIVERDDYGLWLGERGKGAAPLMRAAPEDTLQWHRVDRAVNSNRAEGPELIEPFDPPEP